The Methylobacterium durans nucleotide sequence CAGATCGACACGGTCGTCGTGGGGATCATCGGATCATCGACGGATGTTGCCCTCTACCGGATCGGAACGCAGAGCGCGATCGTAAGTACTTTCGCGCTTCAGGTCATTCAGAACGTCGCATCGCCATATATAGCGAAATTCCACTTGGATGGGGATTCGGCCCGGGTCCGGCAGATATTCAGGGCTATACAAGCCATAACGTTTGTATTTAATCTGCTGATCGTCATCTTATTTGCCCTCGTTGGCGACGAAATATTGGCTTTGTTGTTTGGCAGGGCCTACGCTGTCGCACAGCCGGTTCTTGTCATCATCTCTGTAGGCTATCTCGTCAACGCGGCCTGTGGTCCGATCGGCATGCTTCTATCCATGACAGGGCACGAGAAGGCGCTGTCGCAAATTACTTGGCTGACAGCCATCCTTAATATCGGCACCGCAATGCTGTTGGGTCTCAATTTCGGTGTCATCGGTGTTTCCGTGGCGACTGCACTGAGTGTAGCGGCCTACCACTTGCTCATGCGCCTCTACGCGCGGCGCTTCTTCGAGCTGTGACGCATGCGGATCATGTTCATTATCTATTCGCTGGCTGGAGGAGGCGCGGAGCGTGTGACCGTGGCGTTGGCCAACCATTGGGTCGACGCGCGACACGAGGTTACGATTGTCCTTCTGGGTGCCGCCGATGAGAGCGACGGACGGGCTTACGTGGTCGACAGCAGAGTGTCGATCGAACCGCTGGGCTTGAATACGCGCTCGTCGTCGTTTGTCGCAGGCTTGGTCGCCAACCAGCGGCGCATCGGCGCCATCGGCTCGGTGGTGCGATCACGACGTCCGGATGTCGTGATCGGCATGATGAGCACGCCGTCGATTCTCCTCGCATTGGCTGACGCGCCCCGCGGCGCGATCCGGATCGGCACGGAGCGCATCTATCCTCCGTTCTCAGACATGTCCTCCCTCTGGCGGATGGCCCGTCCCCTGGCTTACGCTCGCCTCGACGCCGTGGTGGCCCAGACGGAGCAAACCGCCGATTGGCTCCGCTCCAAAAGTTTCGCCCGGCGCGTCGAAGTCATCCACAATCCGATCCTTCAGGGCGGACGGGCCGGCCCGGAAGTTCCGCCGTCATCGCTGCTATCGCCGCAGAGTCGCGTGCTGCTCTCCATCGGACGGCTGGCGCCGCAGAAGCAATTCGCCGAATTGATACGCGCCTTCGGAGAGCTCGCCAGAACCCGGTCGGATTGGCATCTGGTGATCCTCGGGCAGGGTGAGGAGCGAGAGCGGCTTGAGGCGTGCCGCGCTGCCAGTGCCTGCGCGGAACGCATTCACCTCGTGGGGCGCATCGCCAACGTCGAGCCCTGGATCGCGCGCGCCGACCTGTTCGTCCTGTCGTCGAGTTTCGAGGGTTTTCCCAACGCCCTTCTCGAAGCTTACTGTGGCGGCGCGCCCTGCGTCGCGTTCGACTGCCCGACGGGCCCGTCGACGATCTTGACGCACGATGAGGACGGGATCCTGGTTGCGCCGAACGACTTTTCCGCGCTGACCGAGTCACTCGGGACTTTGATGGATCAACCTGCGGCGCGCGCCGTCCTGAGGGCGCGCGCGATCGCAGGAGCCGGGAGATTCGAGATCGCGGCGATCGCGGCGCGCTGGGAAGCGCTGTTCACCGATCTGGACGTGCGCCGATGAAGCTTCTTCTGCTTCTGAGCACGCTGGGCAGCGGCGGCGCCGAGCGCGTCATGACGCTGCTCGCGAACCACTGGGCGGCAGAGGGCCATTCCGTCACGCTAGTCACGACCTATGGTCGTTACGTCGAACCCGCATTCGCGCTGAGCCCCGAAGTGACGCTGCGTTCGCTCGATGGAGGACCTGGAGAGGCGACCTGCGGCCGCCTCCGGCGATTGCTCGCGTTGCGCCGGATCATGCTCGACGGCGACTTCGATGGAGCGATCTCGTTCCTGAGCAACGTGAATGTCGCTGCCATCCTGGCGCGGATCGGCCTTTCGATTCCCCTGGTGGTGAGCGAGCGAACCTACCCACCTGCCTACCCCCTCACGCCGACATACGAATGCGCACGACGGGGCCTCTACCGCTTTGCTGACGTCGTCGTCATGCAAACCGATGACGGGGCGCGGTGGCTGGCCGAGCAGCTCCCATCCGCCCGCGGCTTTGTGATACCGAATCCGGTGATCTGGCCGATCCCGGAGGCGAGGCCCGTCGTTCTGCCCTCGGCGATCGTACCTCCTGGCCGACGTCTGCTTCTGTCGGTCGGCCGATTGTCGCCGGAGAAGCGCTTCGACCTCCTTCTCGAAGCGTTCGCGCGCGCGGGTGACGTGACGCGGGACTGGCACCTCGTCATCGCCGGCGAGGGCCCGTCGCGGGCCCTCCTCGAAGGTGAGGCGAAGAGGCTCGGGATCGCGGACCGTGTGTCGATGCCGGGTCAGATCGGCAACATGGCGGAGTGGTTCGGACAGGCTGAAGCCTTCGCACTCACGTCGTCATTCGAAGGATATCCGAACGCCCTCTTGGAAGCCGTCGTGAGCGGTGTGCCGGTCGCAGCGATCGACTGCCTGACGGGTGTACGCAACCTCGTTGCCCGGGTGTCAACGGCGTCCTCGCTCCGCGCGACACCGACGCGACACGCTTCGCGGCGGACCTTCGCATGTTGCTCGGCAAGGCTTGGCCCGGTGCCGCTTCGGCCGCGATCGACGCGCGAGAGCAGCACGCCATCGCGCGGATTGCGGATCAATGGCTCTCCTGCTTGAGAGGCGTGCCCGCATGACCGCCCTTCAGCCGATCAATCTGATCGTTGGCATCGTGCTCGCCTATCTCGTCAGCTTCTGCGATCAGGCCATCGACTTGGCCTACGGAATCCCTCCGCTCTACGGGCAGGTCCTCTGCCTCGCGATCCTGTTCGCCTGCGCGGTGACGGACTTGGCGTCCGGCGACGGCTACTCGTTTGCCCTGACGCGCGCGCAGGCCCGCTTCATCATCCTGCTGGGCGTCTACGTGGTCTGGGTCGCAGCGGCGTACCTGTATTCCAGTCAGAGCGACAACACGATTCTGAGGCTCGTGACGCTGTGGAAGCCGGTCGCCTTCATGGTTGTGTGCGTGCCTTTGTTTCGTCGCCGAGGCGCGGCAGAGACCCTTCGGTTCGCCTGTCTGGTCGCGGCCCTGTTCGGGTCGGGTATGGCGATCTTCGATTTCTTCGTTCCGACGTTCTCGACGGTTCCTGGCCGGGGAGCCGGGTTCTATCTCAATCCCAACGACACGGGCTTCATGCTGGTCGCGCTGGCGGTCGTTGCAACCTCGCCATCCCGGATTCAGATGAACTACCTGCTCTGGGCAGTCGTCACGCCCGGCGCATTCATGACATTCTCGCGCGCCGCGTGGATGATGCTCATCATCGGCCTGAGCGGGCAGGCGTTGTTGGGTCATTTCGGTGGGGGCCGCCGCCGCTTCATCTTCGTCGGCGCGGTCGGCGCGTGTCTGGCCTTCATGTTCGTGCTGTACGCCACCGGCGGCCTCTACGATTTCGTGGCAACGACCAATCTGGCCGCGTACCTCGATCCCAATACGGTTGTGCGGCTCGGTGCCTACGGTGCCAACCTCGATGACGCCTCCGCTCTCGAGCGCCAGGCAGCCCTCGAGCGCGGGCTGCAGACATTCTACTCGGCTCCGATTCTGGGTCGCGGGCTCGGATACACCTTCGAGTGGGATTTTCAGGTCAGCACGCACAACACGTACGTGATGTTCCTTGCCGAGATGGGTCTGGTCGGGTTCGCAATCTATTGTGCACTCCTCGGCGTGGCACTGGCCGGGGCGACGGGCAACGCCCGCCTTCTTGTCGTCCTGTTCGCATTCGCGAGCTTCTTCTCCCACAATATGCTGGACGTGCCGGGCTTCGCGCTGGTGCTGGTGCTTGCCGTCACGTCTGAGGGCGAGGAAGTTCACCGGCACGTCGCGGTCGGATCTCGCGAGACCGGCATGCCCGAAGGCCTGAGATCCTGGCCATGAAGTCCGAAGCAGCGCGGCCCGTCACCGATTTCGTCAGTCCCGACGCGAAGCGGCGCATTCTGCACGTGATCACCAGCTTGGTGACCGGCGGCGCCGAGCGCGCGCTGGTTCGGCTGGTCGCGCTTGGAGATCGGGCCGATGCCGTTCGATCGATGCACGCGTTCGATGTCGATGTGCTCTCGTCGCAGGCGGAGGCCTTTCCCAACTGCGTCGGCGAAGCGATGGCGGCCGGTGTGCCTGTCGTTGCGAAGGACGTCGGAGATGCGGCCGAGATCCTCGGAGGAACCGGCTGGATGGTGCCCCGGGAGGATCCCGTCGCGCTCGTGGACGCGATGCTCGCAGCGGGTCTCGCCGGGGACCGCAGGGGCCGCGGCGAGGCAGCCCGCGCCCGCATCTTCGATCACTACATTCTGGACCACGTGGTCAGCGCGTACGGGGCGCTCTACGAGGCATTGATCCCCAACCGAGGAAACGCGTGATGTGCGGTATCGTTGGATATTGGGGACCGAACGCGGAGAGCGGTCTCGTCGAGCGGATGGCCGCTCGGATCGCGCATCGGGGTCCCGATGGGTCCGGCAGCTGGATCGATCCCGCTGCCGGCATCGCCGTCGGTCATCGGCGCCTCGCGATCCTGGACCTGTCCTCTGCCGGCGCTCAGCCGATGACGTCGCCATGCGGGGATTACGTCGTCGCCTTCAACGGCGAGATCTACAATCATCTCGACATCCGTTGCGAGATGGAACAGGGCGGTCAGGCGCCGCGATGGCGCGGTCACTCGGACACGGAGACACTCGCGGCCGCGCTCGGCTTGTGGGGAGTCCGCGGTGCCCTCGAGCGCACGAACGGGATGTTCGCGCTGGCGATCTGGCGACGGTCGACGCGCACGCTCACGCTCGCGCGCGACCGCATGGGCGAGAAGCCGCTCTATTACGGCCGCTGCGGCTCGACCCTGTTCTTCGGATCGGAACTGAAGGCCTTCGGGGCCCATCCGGACTGGCACCCGGAGATCGACCGCGATTCCGTCGCCAGTTTCCTGCAGTACAATTACGTGCCGGCCCCGCGATCGATCTATCGCGGCGTCTTCAAACTCAGCCCGGCGCATCTCGTCGAGATCTCCGACCCGCTCGCTCCCCTGCCGACCAGCGTCGCATATTGGGACATCGCCTCGGTGGCGCGGGCCGGATTGGCCATCCGGCATGAGCACCCGGCGGATATCGAACATCGGCTGCACGACCTTCTGCGGAGTTCCGTACGGATCCGCATGGCCGCGGATGTACCCCTCGGTGCCTTCCTGTCGGGGGGCATCGACTCGACACTGATCGCGGCGCTGATGCAGGCGCAGAGCGGTTCCCCGGTCCGCACCTTCACGGTCGGTTTCGCGGAGACGGCCTACAATGAGGCCGAACATGCCCGCGCCGTCGCCTCTCATCTGGGCACGGATCACACGGAACTGACGGTGACACCGGAGGACGCCCTGGCTCTGGTGCCGCAATTGCCCGCGATATGGGACGAGCCGTTCGCCGACTCGTCGCAGATCCCCACCTTCCTGCTCTCGAAGCTGACACGGGAACACGTCACGGTGAGCTTGTCCGGCGACGGCGGCGACGAGCTGTTCGGCGGCTACACACGCTACGTGGACGGGCTGCGGACCTGGAGGCTGCTCTCTCGGCTGCCTCTGCCCGCCCGCCGCATATTGGCCGAAGCGATGTCGCGCTTTCCGGGACCGATCTCGGCCGTGGCCGAAAGCGTGCTGCCCGCGAGGCTCAAGGTGACGCATCTGGCCGACCGGCTGCCGAAGCTGGCCCAGGTGATGCGGGTCGCCTCGGAGCGAGACTACTACCGCAGCCTCGTATCACACTGGCGCGAGCCCGAATCCGTCGTGATCGGCACGCGTCGGCAGATGGGCGGATCGTCCGCGGAACTCGGCGGGCCGGGCGCGACGATGGTCGACAGGATGATGCTCACCGACATGCAGACCTACCTTCCGGACGACATTCTCGTGAAAGTCGACCGGGCGAGTATGGCGGTCAGCCTGGAAGCGCGCGTGCCATTCCTGGATCATCGGGTGGTCGAGGAGGCCTGGAAGCTCCCTCCCGAGTGGAAATTGCGCGACAACACGGGCAAGCGTGTGCTGAGGTCGCTGCTGGATCGCTATGTGCCTCGCGAGCTCGTGGAGCGACCCAAGATGGGCTTCGGCGTCCCGATCGAGCATTGGCTCGGCGGCCCCCTGAGGGACTGGGCGGAAGATCTTCTGTCCGAGGAGCGCCTTCGCCGCGAAGGCTTCCTGGACCCGGCACCCATCCGTGCCTTGTGGAACGAGCACAAGCAAGGCCGCCGGCGCTGGCATTACTTGCTCTGGGACGTGCTGATGTTCGAAGCTTGGCTGGACAGCCACGCCTGATTGCGCGGGTCTCCGGGACGGTGGTCGTCGTCAACGGAGGTCCCCCGATCGCGGGGCGGAACCGGGGGGCCGCACATCTTGATCGCCCCGACGGCCATGAAACGCGATCGCTCGACCGGAATGCTTCGCAGTCCGGCGTTCGCCATCACTCGCCGTATCCGGCCTTCGG carries:
- a CDS encoding glycosyltransferase family 4 protein is translated as MRIMFIIYSLAGGGAERVTVALANHWVDARHEVTIVLLGAADESDGRAYVVDSRVSIEPLGLNTRSSSFVAGLVANQRRIGAIGSVVRSRRPDVVIGMMSTPSILLALADAPRGAIRIGTERIYPPFSDMSSLWRMARPLAYARLDAVVAQTEQTADWLRSKSFARRVEVIHNPILQGGRAGPEVPPSSLLSPQSRVLLSIGRLAPQKQFAELIRAFGELARTRSDWHLVILGQGEERERLEACRAASACAERIHLVGRIANVEPWIARADLFVLSSSFEGFPNALLEAYCGGAPCVAFDCPTGPSTILTHDEDGILVAPNDFSALTESLGTLMDQPAARAVLRARAIAGAGRFEIAAIAARWEALFTDLDVRR
- a CDS encoding glycosyltransferase — its product is MKLLLLLSTLGSGGAERVMTLLANHWAAEGHSVTLVTTYGRYVEPAFALSPEVTLRSLDGGPGEATCGRLRRLLALRRIMLDGDFDGAISFLSNVNVAAILARIGLSIPLVVSERTYPPAYPLTPTYECARRGLYRFADVVVMQTDDGARWLAEQLPSARGFVIPNPVIWPIPEARPVVLPSAIVPPGRRLLLSVGRLSPEKRFDLLLEAFARAGDVTRDWHLVIAGEGPSRALLEGEAKRLGIADRVSMPGQIGNMAEWFGQAEAFALTSSFEGYPNALLEAVVSGVPVAAIDCLTGVRNLVARVSTASSLRATPTRHASRRTFACCSARLGPVPLRPRSTRESSTPSRGLRINGSPA
- a CDS encoding O-antigen ligase family protein; amino-acid sequence: MTALQPINLIVGIVLAYLVSFCDQAIDLAYGIPPLYGQVLCLAILFACAVTDLASGDGYSFALTRAQARFIILLGVYVVWVAAAYLYSSQSDNTILRLVTLWKPVAFMVVCVPLFRRRGAAETLRFACLVAALFGSGMAIFDFFVPTFSTVPGRGAGFYLNPNDTGFMLVALAVVATSPSRIQMNYLLWAVVTPGAFMTFSRAAWMMLIIGLSGQALLGHFGGGRRRFIFVGAVGACLAFMFVLYATGGLYDFVATTNLAAYLDPNTVVRLGAYGANLDDASALERQAALERGLQTFYSAPILGRGLGYTFEWDFQVSTHNTYVMFLAEMGLVGFAIYCALLGVALAGATGNARLLVVLFAFASFFSHNMLDVPGFALVLVLAVTSEGEEVHRHVAVGSRETGMPEGLRSWP
- a CDS encoding glycosyltransferase is translated as MKSEAARPVTDFVSPDAKRRILHVITSLVTGGAERALVRLVALGDRADAVRSMHAFDVDVLSSQAEAFPNCVGEAMAAGVPVVAKDVGDAAEILGGTGWMVPREDPVALVDAMLAAGLAGDRRGRGEAARARIFDHYILDHVVSAYGALYEALIPNRGNA
- the asnB gene encoding asparagine synthase (glutamine-hydrolyzing) codes for the protein MCGIVGYWGPNAESGLVERMAARIAHRGPDGSGSWIDPAAGIAVGHRRLAILDLSSAGAQPMTSPCGDYVVAFNGEIYNHLDIRCEMEQGGQAPRWRGHSDTETLAAALGLWGVRGALERTNGMFALAIWRRSTRTLTLARDRMGEKPLYYGRCGSTLFFGSELKAFGAHPDWHPEIDRDSVASFLQYNYVPAPRSIYRGVFKLSPAHLVEISDPLAPLPTSVAYWDIASVARAGLAIRHEHPADIEHRLHDLLRSSVRIRMAADVPLGAFLSGGIDSTLIAALMQAQSGSPVRTFTVGFAETAYNEAEHARAVASHLGTDHTELTVTPEDALALVPQLPAIWDEPFADSSQIPTFLLSKLTREHVTVSLSGDGGDELFGGYTRYVDGLRTWRLLSRLPLPARRILAEAMSRFPGPISAVAESVLPARLKVTHLADRLPKLAQVMRVASERDYYRSLVSHWREPESVVIGTRRQMGGSSAELGGPGATMVDRMMLTDMQTYLPDDILVKVDRASMAVSLEARVPFLDHRVVEEAWKLPPEWKLRDNTGKRVLRSLLDRYVPRELVERPKMGFGVPIEHWLGGPLRDWAEDLLSEERLRREGFLDPAPIRALWNEHKQGRRRWHYLLWDVLMFEAWLDSHA